A single Aspergillus puulaauensis MK2 DNA, chromosome 7, nearly complete sequence DNA region contains:
- a CDS encoding cytochrome P450 (COG:Q;~EggNog:ENOG410PM8V;~InterPro:IPR001128,IPR002401,IPR036396;~PFAM:PF00067;~go_function: GO:0005506 - iron ion binding [Evidence IEA];~go_function: GO:0016705 - oxidoreductase activity, acting on paired donors, with incorporation or reduction of molecular oxygen [Evidence IEA];~go_function: GO:0020037 - heme binding [Evidence IEA];~go_process: GO:0055114 - oxidation-reduction process [Evidence IEA]): MLVEQFDQLVALVQGQRVLSYPRWSGIDLAAPPGPLPLPLIGNTHLLPPSKPWLYFESLSKQYNTPIITFWTGRRPTIWLCDAWTAHALLDKRAALYASRPRMVVFAELGAGQENLVNMYYGDRWRLHRKLTHMGVGLQQVRKYRGFQNDESRVVAYDLLREPGEYVRHFERYATSVVSIIGFGRRVRSYRDPIVTEVIAVMQRAAELNVPGKGAPMVMESFPILAKFPNCIAPWKQGLGGGQGRGRPFFYALAEEAANAEKASTTKQGEPCYAQRIFDEAPKYNLSKMEISSLSGNLFGAGSDTSSSTLVTFALACCAFPETLPRAWEELDRVVGPHRSPAFEDEAELVYVKAFVKEVLRWRSVAIIGGQPHAPIQDDVYEGYLIPKGTWVQGNVWAIHHNEREFPDPDRFNPDRYMSGSPDSRPFPGEKGYMTFGWGRRVCSGQGLAEQGTFITIARLLWGFRIEKARAEKGDEIPVDIFDYTNGLNMRPNPFECSITPRSEEIRSTIEREGEQALQYLAKYDGESKYRMSTYYAEQKL; this comes from the exons ATGCTCGTCGAACAGTTTGACCAGCTTGTCGCACTGGTCCAGGGTCAGCGCGTCCTTAGCTACCCTAGATGGAGTGGTATAGATCTCGCAGCA CCCCCAGGCCcgctccccctccccctaATCGGGAACACacacctcctccctccctcaAAACCCTGGCTCTACTTCGAGTCCCTGTCAAAACAATACAACACACCAATAATCACATTCTGGACCGGCCGCCGTCCTACAATCTGGCTCTGCGACGCCTGGACCGCACACGCGCTGCTGGATAAACGCGCAGCGCTATACGCCTCACGGCCGCGCATGGTCGTCTTCGCCGAACTCGGCGCGGGCCAGGAAAACCTCGTGAATATGTACTACGGCGATCGCTGGCGGCTACATCGGAAACTCACACACATGGGGGTCGGACTGCAGCAGGTGCGCAAGTATCGCGGGTTCCAGAACGACGAGAGTAGAGTCGTTGCGTATGATTTGCTCAGAGAGCCGGGTGAGTATGTGCGCCATTTCGAGCGGTATGCGACCAGTGTGGTTTCGATTATTGGCTTTGGCAGACGCGTCAGAAGTTATAGGGATCCGATTGTTACGGAGGTTATTGCTGTTATGCAGAGGGCTGCGGAGTTGAATGTCCCTGGGAAGGGGGCGCCGATGGTTATGGAGAGTTTTCCTA TTCTTGCGAAATTCCCGAATTGCATTGCGCCCTGGAAACAGGGACTTGGGGGAGGACAAGGACGCGGACGACCGTTCTTCTATGCTctggctgaagaagcagcgAATGCAGAGAAAGCCTCGACTACGAAACAGGGAGAGCCATGTTATGCGCAACGAATCTTCGATGAAGCACCAAAGTATAACCTATCAAAGATGGAaatctcttctctctcggGAAATCTATTCGGAGCAGGGAGCGATACGTCGAGTTCGACACTTGTGACATTTGCCCTGGCGTGCTGCGCGTTTCCTGAGACGTTACCTCGGGCATGGGAGGAGCTTGATCGGGTTGTTGGGCCGCATCGGAGTCCGGCGTTTGAAGATGAGGCTGAGTTGGTATATGTTAAAGCATTTGTGAAAGAGGTGCTCAGGTGGAGGTCTGTGGCTATCATCGGAGGCCAGCCGCATGCGCCTATTCAAGATGATGTTTATGAG GGCTATCTAATCCCAAAAGGAACCTGGGTGCAAGGCAACGTCTGGGCAATCCACCATAACGAGCGTGAATTCCCAGACCCCGATAGGTTTAATCCGGATAGGTATATGTCCGGAAGTCCAGATTCACGGCCTTTCCCCGGCGAGAAGGGGTATATGACGTTTGGATGGGGACGGCGGGTGTGCAGTGGACAGGGTCTAGCTGAGCAGGGCACCTTCATCACGATAGCGCGGTTGCTGTGGGGGTTTCGGATTGAGAAGGCGAGAGCTGAGAAGGGGGATGAGATTCCGGTTGATATTTTCGATTATAC GAACGGCCTCAACATGCGCCCTAATCCGTTCGAGTGCAGTATTACGCCTCGCAGTGAGGAGATTCGGTCGACGATTGAGCGGGAGGGAGAGCAGGCCTTGCAGTATCTGGCGAAATATGATGGCGAGTCGAAGTACCGGATGAGTACTTATTATGCTGAGCAGAAGCTGTAG